In the Elusimicrobiota bacterium genome, TAGAATATTTTTCCTTAACTATTTCTTCCCAATCGCTTTGTATTGACGATATTTTTGCGTACGGATTTTTAGATAGGGATTTCAAAAACTTTTCTAATTTTTTCTTTTCTCCTTCTGCCTCTATTTCCACGCTCCCGTCATAAAGGTTTTTTACCCATCCTTTTATCTGCATTTCACGCGCTGCATCTTGAACAAACCAGCGATAACCTATTCCTTGGACACTGCCCTTAATTATCGTTTTTACCCTTTTATTTTCAGCCATATTGCTTCAGAATAATCTCGGGGGTGGCAGATTTGTTGAGCTCCTAAAACTGATCTTAATCTTTGCGAAATCCCTGCCTGCGGCGGGCAGGCGCCTTTGGCGGAAACTGCCGACCTCTGTTCCCCCGCACCATATAAATGGTCGGGAAGGCCCTACTTCGCTGACATGTAATCAATTATACGCGGCTATCCGCCACATTGATTACATAGCTTCGAAGGGCAGGCGGGATTTGTTGAATACCTAACTTTCCTAAATAAAATGAAATCCGCCTTTGGTGGAAACCCACGATCTCAGTTCTCCCGCACCTTCTAATAATCTCGGGGGTGGCAGATTTGAACTGCCGACCTCTCGGTCCCGAACCGAGCGCTCTACCAGCTGAGCCAACCCCCGTCAACGACAGTAATTAGTAAACCCCGTTAGAGACAACGGGTGCTTCGCGAATAAATATGACGGCATTACATCGCCATCTAACAACATGCTTTCTACCCATTGATAGAAGTCGGCGGCCTTCTCTAACGGGGTAAATGGTAATTGGTACTTAGAAAAAACTCTTTGCTTTAAAACAACCTGCGGCCTGTCCGCCGAACCGCTGAAATTCTATCTAAAATTTTACTAAATTTGCCGATAACGGTCAAACTACAATTTAATAGAATTTTTAATTTTCACTTAAGAGTTTTTTAAGTTCAATAATTTTTTCTTTAGCTTTTACTGAGTATTCAGGATCTTTGCTGTCGTAAATAATAGTCCAAAATTTAAGAGCTAAATCAAATTTTTTACTTTTTTGATAAATATTTGCAAGTATTGCCTTAATTAAATTCGGCGCTTCGGGTTGTACAGCCGCCGTTTCAATGAGAGAAATCATTTTTATATCTTCTCCCTTTTTTCTATAAATAATCGCGCT is a window encoding:
- a CDS encoding acylphosphatase gives rise to the protein MAENKRVKTIIKGSVQGIGYRWFVQDAAREMQIKGWVKNLYDGSVEIEAEGEKKKLEKFLKSLSKNPYAKISSIQSDWEEIVKEKYS